gtTAGTTAGTTCAAATGAGAAGAacataaaaacgaagaaatctTGAATTAAAATTAGGTTAGTCCGAAAGAGAAGAAcgtgaaaaagaagaaaagaaatatgaaTCAAAGTTATGTTAGTTTAAAAGAGAAgagtttaaaaaaagaagaaagaaatgtgTATGGAAGAGGAGGTggaaaagaagtaaaaaattttaaattaaggtTAGTTAGTTCAAATGAGAAGAacataaaaacgaagaaatctTGAATTAAAGTTAGGTTAGTCCGAAAGAGAAGAAcgtgaaaaagaagaaaagaaatatgaaTCAAAGTTATGTTAGTTTAAAAGAGAAgagtttaaaaaaagaagaaagaaatgtgTATGGAAGAGGAGGTggaaaagaagtaaaaaattttaaattaaggtTAGTTAGTTCAAATGAGAagaacataaaaaagaagaaatcttgAATTAAAATTAGGTTAGTCCGAAAGAGAAGAACgtcaaaaaaagaagaaaagaaatatgaaTCAAAGTTATGTTAGTTTAAAAGAGAGgagtttaaaaaaagaagaaagaaatgtgTATGGAAGAGGAGGTggaaaagaagtaaaaaattttaaattaaggtTAGTTAGTTCAAATGAGAAGAacataaaaacgaagaaatctTGAATTAAAATTAGGTTAGTCCGAAAGAGAAGAAcgtgaaaaagaagaaaagaaatatgaaTCAAAGTTATGTTAGTTTAAAAGAGAAgagtttaaaaaaagaagaaagaaatgtgTATGGAAGAGGAGGTggaaaagaagtaaaaaattttaaattaaggtTAGTTAGTTCAAATGAGAagaacataaaaaagaagaaatcttgAATTAAAATTAGGTTAGTCCGAAAGAGAAGAACgtcaaaaaaagaagaaagttaaagagaaaaaaatagaaaaagttttgaattagGTTAGTTCGAAAGAGGagatcaaaaaagaagaaaaaaatattgaattcgaTTTAGGTTAGtccgaaaaagaagaattttaaaaaaaacaagaaagttTAACAGGAAAAAAGCGCAAAGAAgtagaaaaagtttcaaattagGATTGGATTAGATTAAAAGggaagaattcaaaaaaaaagaaaaaaatatttacttagaGGTTAGTTAGTTTAGAAGagaagaatttgataaaaagaaagttAGATTAAAAGACAAGAACGAGAAGAGAAAGAAGATTTTGaattaaggttaggttagttcgGAAGAGAAGAACGTGAAAAAGAAGAAAGGAATCTTTAATCACAAATGGGTTAGTTTAAAGGAGCagaacataaaaacttttaatcCGAGTTGAGTTAgtttaaaagaaaagtttataaaaaagaagatagtTCAAGagaaaaaaacctaaaaaaaaaaaatctctaATTAGAGGTAggttcgtttaaaaaaaaagagaagaacgtaaaaaagaagaaaaaaagttggattgaaagaaagaaacgtgaaaacgaagaagaaaatatttaaatagagattgattattttagaaattaagAATGTAAATAAGAAGAGTGATAGATGGATTACAAGAAAAGAACgtgaaaaacaaagaaatctTGAATAAGTGTTCGATTAAATTAGAAATGgataaatggaaaaacaaaagaatCTCCAAATAgtattaggttagattagaagagaagaaaatggaaaagaagatattttgaaaaagaataaagttattagagaaaaattgggaaaagaagaaagaaatttcgaaatgttgttaggttaggtcacaaaaaaaataatttaagaaaaatgaaagatATCTTGACTTGCGTAAggttaaattgaaaatgtagaaaataaaaaagaagagggAGAAAGTTAAGGCCGAAGATAAagtagaaaagaagaaagaaataataaagtaatgTTAAGTTACGCGAAAGATTTATTAACTTAGTtcagaaaaaaaagtataagatctaaaaaaaaataaaaagttgaaaatacgaaaaagaaaaaaaaatcttgttataaaatcaaattaggTAACGTCAAGTAAGGTTAGGCGAATTTAGGTTAGATTAAATGAGATTGGGCGTATTTAGGTTAAGATAGGTAAAGTTAATTGAGGTTAGGTGAAAGAAAACAtcagattttagaaaaatatgaacagatatttaaaaaaaataattataaaggtTCAGTTTCGGGTATTTATGAGACCATCGATATCCACCAAATGGTAAATTGATCAATTTCATCAAGGAATGAAAACTTACCCTCGAAAGCTACACGTAACTCTTTCAATAAATTAGCGTAGGCAATCCTATCGTCTGCTCCCCTAGGATATTCCCAATCGACATCCAAACCATTAAATTTATATTCCCTGAGGAATTCGATTGCGTCGTAAACGAATTGATTCATTCTAAATACGTTTCCCGTTAATTCTTTAAAGGGCGTCGACCCAAACGCCCAACCGCCAATCGCCAAAAGTACCTAGACAGTCATCATATCgaaaaaacaacattttatatataaaaaaaaaatattttcgcgAACttaatatgatattttgaatattgtatATTACATTAAATACTTTTCTCTCAATCGacataaaataattagaaacactgaaaaagtactttgatcatgattttttttgggtttctttCTTTCTGAAATTTATAAACACACATTTTTCTAGTCTTTTATATCGATTACAGGTACCTGTAATAAGTTACCGACAAagttgaacaaaataaaattctgttATATCGATTACTAAGATAGATACCTGTAATAAATTACCGAcatagttataaaaaataaaattctgttaTATCAATTACTAAAATAGGTACCTGTAATAAATTACCGACATAATACTACGAAATTCCGTATCATAAAAGGCAGCGTTTCGACGAAATCGATATTTGTTTCGCGTTTAACCGATAGATGTCGACAACGTcacaataattcattttctatgaagagaaatttttaaattaatttaatatattgccgatttaattgaaaattgaatcttgtcgtgatttttttttcgaaattttttaaaaaacatcaaaaaatgaaaatatacctTCAATTCTggatttttatttctcaattcaATAACTCGTTCGTACATTTCCGGATCCTTATTATTGGCTTCTGCTAATTTATGATCTTGCAACGTCGCAAAAGCGTAAACTATATGTGTGCACAGGGCCGGATTTACGTCTTCGGGCGTGAATTTACCAGAACCGGGTCGCTTGTACGACCAATTAGTCATATAACAAAATATCTGTGGTTTTCgaactaaaaaaatcaaatttcgaatatttttactaaaaaaaaatatatatatagttggcaccttttctatttattttttctcttttggCTAGAACGTCACTAGCGGCGGTTTTTTTCCCCGACGGTTTCCTGACGCGTTTAAGTACTTCGGATACGGATATTTTGATCGGTTTCGGTTTTTCTTCGTCTACGTTTTCTTCGACATCTTCATCGTCGTCTGTCGGTCCCGCTATCTTCTGCCAATCAACATCTTTCGCGTCTTTACCTCTAGAAATACCCCTAAGTTCCTCCCTGTCGACGacacaaaaaaaacgaaatttatcATTACGAAATAGGTTAGTTGAGATTAGGTATAGTTAGTTCACCTCATAGCTCCGATTAATGGATATTTAACTTCTCCGCCGCAAACTGTTCCGGTGAAATCATCCATATCGACTGTCCAAACCATGGCACCAGCGAAACCGTTTTCTTTGAtccatttcattttatttctgatTGATTTTTCGTCGTCGAAACCAACCCATTGGTCCCCGTGAACGAGATACGGTACTTTCATTTCATCGTCCCAATAATAAGTCGCACCGTTAAGTAACATCTCGCAAATCTGTCAATTTTTTAAACCAATATATTTGaagttatatttctttttaaacaaatttttcaatttaataatttttttatcgaaaaaattggaattaaaactattaattcCAATTTTCAAACTACTCGAAGTAGTAGTAACAACTTTTTGACAGTACCGATTCCTACTTTCTAATATAATTATCGACTGAGTTTCATTTGCTACGCAGCTCCTCTTCAGAGTCATTTTAATAAACATCTCCGAAATTATTGGTTTTAGAGAAAAAAGCttccaacaaaaaataaagctctgcaaaaaagtttatataaattttttacgtaaacctaTTGTTTTAGATGTTATGACTCGAAATATCTCTGCACCAGTCAGATCGGCTAGTTTCCAGGTTACGAGGGGGTGGCCGAAGCTTGCTTATACATTTGGAAGAAGATTAAGTTATGTTAGGTTACTTAGTCAATTTgaggaaatattttgatacgTAACggctaaaaaatttttcttttagagcTTTTAATGAGCTTTATCTTtcgtttgaaactttttttctaaactcaatatttttggagatatttagtaaaattgttATAACTTTGAGAGGGGCCTAGGGGGCAAATAAGGTTTTATCGATAAAAATCCTTTTAGGGATTATCTCCTCAAATCAAGGacaaatttaggaaaaaaatttcaacaaaatcgTCTGGTTCATCGATTTCAATCGAATACAATCGATTCTCGATTGTTATTTGATTAGTCATGGTATCAATTTATACTAACGATTATGGATACTTATCCAAAAAATACTCCCACTCTGTCAACTGTCCAAGTACGAAACTTACTATCGGATGACACGGTATAAAGGAATTTATATCGTTTGGTAGACgtagttttaacaaaaaaaaagtactGTCAAAATACAAAAGTTACATTGGACGATCCtgtataaaagaatttatatcgTAAAGCATATAACCAACTTTATATCGTCCATAATGATTCGGCgaaatatacagaaatttgACAGACAGACGTAGTTTCAACATAAAAAGCAATACTGTCAATATTCGTCAATAATGATTCAGCGAAATAGACAGAAATTTGACAGATAGACgtagtttcaacaaaaaaagcAATACTGTCAATATTCGTCAATAATGATTCGGCGAAATAGACAGAAATTTGACAGATCGACGTAGTTTCAACAGAAAAAGCAATACTGTCAATATTCGTCCATAATGATACGGATAAATAGACAGAAATTTGACAGACAGACGTAGTTTCAACAGAAAATCCAATACTGTCAATATTCGTCCATAATGATTCGGATAAATAGACAGAAATTTGACAGACAGACGTAGTTTCAACACAAAAACCAATACTGCCAATATTCGTCCATATTGATTCGGATAAATAGACAGAAATTTGACAAACAGACGTAGTTTCAACAGAAAACACAATACTGTCAATATTCGTCTATAATGATTCGGATAAATAGACAGAAATTTGACAGACAGACGTAGTTTCAACACAAAAACCAATACTGCCAATATTCGTCAATATTGATTCGGATAAATAGACAGAAATTTGACAGACAGACGTAGTTTCAACAGAAAAACCAATACTGCCAATATTCGTCCATATTGATTCGGATAAATAGACAGAAATTTGACAGACAGACGTAGTTTCAACACAAAAACCAATACTGCCAATATTCGTCCATATTGATTCGGGGAAATAGACATAAATTTGACAGACAGATGTACTTTCAACAGAAAACGCAATACTGTCTATATTCGTCAATAATGATTCGGCGAAATAGACAGAAATTTGACAGATAGATGTAGTTTCAACAGAAAAAGCAATACTGTCAATATTCGTCAATAATAATTCGGCGAAATAGACAGAGATTTGACAGATAGACGTAGTTTCAACAGAAAACACAATACTGTCAATATTCGTCAATAATGATTCGGATAAATAGACACAAATTTGACAGAAAGATGTAGTTTCAACAGAAAACGCAATACTGTCAATATTCGTCCATAATGATTCGGCAAAATAGACAGAAATTTGACAGACAGACGTAGTTTCAACAGAAAAGGCAATACTGTCAATATTCGTCCATAATGATTCGGcgaaataaacagaaatttgaCAGACAGATGTACTTTCAACAGAAAACGCAATACTGTCTATATTCGTCAATAATGATTCGGCGAAATAGACAGAAATTTGACAGATAGATGTAGTTTCAACAGAAAAAGCAATACTGTCAATATTCGTCAATAATAATTCGGcgaaatagaagaaatttgaCAGATAGATTTAGTTTCAACAGAAAAAGCAATACTGTCAATATTCGTCAATAATGATTCGGCGAAATAGACAGAAATTTGACAGACAGACGTAGTTTCAACAGAAAACACAATACTGTCAATATTCGTCCATAATGATTCGGATAAATAGACACAAATTTGACAGACAGATGTAGTTTCAACACAAAAACCAATACTGCCAATATTCGTCAATAATGATTCGgagaaatagacagaaatttGACAGACAGACGTAGTTTCTTCAGAAAACGTAATACTGCCAATATTCGTCCATAATGATTCGGCGAAATAAACATAATGATTCGgcgaaatagacagaaatatgACAGACAGACGTAGTTTCAACAGAAAAGGCAATACTGTCAATATTCGTCAATAATGATTCGgagaaatagacagaaatttGACAGACGTAGTTTTAACAGAAAAAGCAATACTGTCAATATTCGTCCATAATGATTCGGCGAAACAGACAGAAATTTGAGAGACgtagtttctataaaaaaaacaatactgTCAAAAGTCGAAATTTACTATGGGACGACCCTGTATAAACGAATTTATATCGAAAAACGTACAGCGACATTTATTAAACCaaataaacgtaaaaaaatcgaaataacttcatattgttttttttttttataaaaaaacttacctCGTAATAGGCCAAAAATCCTCCTTCTTTGGTATATGTACCCTCCTTTCCCCCAGCGGAAGAAGGAGCATGCACTCCGTGTCTAGTAACATCCGATAAAGTGAACGATCTACCGTACGTAGGCATACCGATGACCATTTTTTCTTTCGGGGCTCCCAATTTAACCCACAAATTGGCGGCGTGTTCGACGTTTAATTGTTTCTGATATTGACTGTCGCTACTAGGTGAATACAAAGGGGCGTTGTGACCGGTTTCTTTTTCCCATTTCCCGTGAAAATCGTAAGCCATAAGatttataaaatctaaatatgaagCTACAGCCGGTACATCGTAGCCCCCTCGTATGTTATCCGGACCTACGGGTACCGCGGCCGATAGGAGtagacgatttttttttatttcttgggATTCGGCTTCGAAAGCTTCTCGAAGTTCTATAAATAcacatttcattcaaatatatatattttttttcaatttcgttaTCAATAAATTATGTTCTACAACTTTTTaacatattataaataattcggaatttatttttcattattaaatcaTTTCGATGATATAAAACAAAACGTTTGTCTAGATTTTTCTATTCTATAAGAACGAACAATATTTTAACTGAATATAGGTGTATAAACATACAGTCAACGagtttaatatttcttttaatcaCTTTTAATTGTTTGGTTtactacaattttatttatcgagaatCGGTTTTCGATTTCTGCTTTTTGAAGTGTTGACATTTCGCTAATGAATATTTAGAGATGGGATAAGGGATAATTGTtggttataaaattataatacttTAAGCCAGGGGTTTCCAGTATATGCCTACTCGATTCGGTGAGTAGGTAGATTTTTTTGTTCACCGTTGAATGCGGTAACGCAGAATGGAAAGATTCAATAATTGTACGTATgatgaaaattaaaacaagtaggttttccaataagaggtgttattttgaacagcccgctatttcggtaaatgtcacttttgaaagtgtcattttttgacatttgacaagtagaaattacgccattaatgaaaatggaacgatacacgcctcaacaacgcattgaaattattaaaattcactataaaaatggtgaaagtttggtaGAGACGGTTCGtcaaactaaaacatttttgggtcgacgtgaagcaccttctcggaccgcaatacagaaattggtggaaaaatttgagctgttgggacaagttagtgatgtgaagattaaaacccgtgcacgtcgctcaagaacaactgttgaaacaaaatgttgaagaaaacccagatttgtccattcctcgtcgttctttggaattagctattccacaaacgtcattacaccgtattttgcataaagacttgggtcttaagggtctataaagttcagttaacacaagaactcaagccggccgatcatcaacaacgtcgtgtctttgctgattacgtcaataaacaaaattgtcgaatctggggctcggaaaacccaagagttattgttgaaaatcccctccatcctcaacgcgtgactgtttggtgcggtttatggtctggcggtgtcattggaccttactttttcgaaaatgaggctggagcaacagttacgctgaatggattgcgctatcgagagatgattaatgattttttatggccggaattggatggtattgatttggacaacgtttactttcaagaAGACTGTGgtgctacgtgccacacaagcaacgaaatcATCGCTattttacgggaaaaaatttcaggaccgtgttatctctcgaagaggtgatcacgattggccaccgagatcttgtgatttaacaccttgcgactttttcctttggggccacgtgaaagataaggtctacgccaacagtccagcatcgattccagacctcaaagatggaattcgtgaggctatcgaggacatagggcagccgctttgcaatttggttacggaaaatttcatgaaaagtaTATGGtccctgtaagcgcagtcgtgacggccatttggctgatgttgtgttccattattaacggcataccttcctctttataatgaaataaacatccgatcatttatctcaaaaaatggcatttttctttgaatatcaaaataacacctcttattggaaaaccccttatTACATGAAAAACGAATATAATTACTGATACAAAATTTAACATTGTAAcacaaatacattttcaatttaaggTAGGTAAAGCAATAGGCCTACCTActgacaaaaacaaaacttaaaaTGTAATTTAGTGAGATGGATGCGTTCACATGTTCTGGATAAATTGACAGATCCTGGGCTGATTTTCAGACAAAGCACTTTCGACATCAAGTTTGTTGCATACTTGGTTTTCAACAAGAGTTGAAAACGCTTTTTCGCACATGTTTGTTGTCGAAAAAGACAATTATATCCGAACAGCTTTCTCTGAAACACTGGGGTAAACTTTTAAGTACTTTAACCAAAATGAGGgcttgtacatttttttcaaaatcgtaTCTTGCAGcagacacattttttatttctattccttCCCCATGCAACTCTTCAGGCAGCAACTGTATGTCCATGTTGAACGGGTCGGTTGATAGTTTGTAAAACTCCCCTGACAAGTTAGGAAAGTATCTGCTAAACTCCTCCTTGAGGTTCTTCAAATGGTCAATTATCAAGTTTTCCAAATGCGGTCCTTCAAAAACTTGCTTCTTCTGAGTCTTACACTACTTTGCTGAAACTTGAATAGTTGCTGGGGTTCATTGTCACGTATTCAAAGTTGTAGTTTCTCAACGTACATCTTGATGGCATCCCGATGTGTTAAGTCTGCACCTTGCAGTCTCAAGTTTAGGTTGTTTAACGTGTCAAAAAAGTCTGATAAATAGGCCAAAATCACTTGGTTACTGGGTTTTTTGAGCTCTGCACTCAGCTCGTTTTGTTTCTGCAATACCAAAAACATAATCACTCCATCACGGCGCTCAAATAGTCTTCCCAACATATTGCCTCTTGATAACCATCGTACTTCTATATGAAATAGCAGCGTTAAACAGTCGAATATTTAATGCACTGTTCTTTACGTAGTTGACTACTGTTTGGAAGCGTTTTTGCTGCCAAGgtgaataaaacaatgaaatccAACCACGTCAGCATTCTTCTCTTTGACCAACTGCACAAAGCCTGAGCGAGAACCGAGCATTGAAGGAGCACCATCTGTGCAGACACCAATAAGTTTTTACCAAGAAAGTATGTGTTTCTCAGAAAAGTCTGATACTACTTTCATCACATCTACAGCTTTAGTAGTGGTCACCAGCTCAGTAGAAAACATCAGTTCATCCTTCATTCTTTCATTTTCAATGTAACGAACATATACAATCAAATTAGAACGTTACGCTACGTCTGTACTCTCGTCAGGCTGGATAGC
This genomic interval from Diorhabda sublineata isolate icDioSubl1.1 chromosome 7, icDioSubl1.1, whole genome shotgun sequence contains the following:
- the LOC130447037 gene encoding chitotriosidase-1 isoform X2; the encoded protein is MVKVSTPCNVLFALITETGGWSFGTQKFKDMAASRYARQTFIFSAIPFLRQRNFDGLDIDWEYPKGSDDKKNYVLLLKELREAFEAESQEIKKNRLLLSAAVPVGPDNIRGGYDVPAVASYLDFINLMAYDFHGKWEKETGHNAPLYSPSSDSQYQKQLNVEHAANLWVKLGAPKEKMVIGMPTYGRSFTLSDVTRHGVHAPSSAGGKEGTYTKEGGFLAYYEICEMLLNGATYYWDDEMKVPYLVHGDQWVGFDDEKSIRNKMKWIKENGFAGAMVWTVDMDDFTGTVCGGEVKYPLIGAMREELRGISRGKDAKDVDWQKIAGPTDDDEDVEENVDEEKPKPIKISVSEVLKRVRKPSGKKTAASDVLAKREKINRKVRKPQIFCYMTNWSYKRPGSGKFTPEDVNPALCTHIVYAFATLQDHKLAEANNKDPEMYERVIELRNKNPELKVLLAIGGWAFGSTPFKELTGNVFRMNQFVYDAIEFLREYKFNGLDVDWEYPRGADDRIAYANLLKELRVAFEGEAKSSGQPRLMLTAAVPASFEAIAAGYDVPEISKYLDFINVMTYDFHGQWERTVGHNAPLFPLESASKYQKKLTVDYSAREWVKQGAPKEKLMIGMPTYGRSFELVNATQFDIGAPASGGGTPGKYTSEAGFMSYYEICDFLHQDNVTLVWDNEQQVPFAYRENQWVGFDDERSLKTKMAWLKEEGFGGIMIWSVDMDDFRGTCGGDKFPLLNAMRQELEGYKVKLEYSGPYETVVASGQYTTKNPNEVTCEEEEGHISYHPDKADCKMYYMCEGERKHHMPCPANLVFNPDQNVCDWPENVESCSQFTPAPPPS